A single genomic interval of Rhea pennata isolate bPtePen1 chromosome 5, bPtePen1.pri, whole genome shotgun sequence harbors:
- the ADM gene encoding pro-adrenomedullin isoform X2: MKVVHVALLYLGSVTFLGVDAARVDVATEFKRKWTKWALSRAKRDVKPSGALRGLGPAAAVQPLVRSQDVKEDLPVSHPSSREDAHIRVKRYRQSINSFPHFEAIRTGCRFGTCTVQKLAHQIYQLTDKDKDGAAPVSKISPQGYGRRRRSLPEHRRRRPAPSPRGGRRPRTRPAQPLAAVLGL, from the exons ATGAAAGTAGTTCACGTAGCCCTGCTCTATCTCGGCTCTGTGACCTTCCTCGGGGTGGATGCTGCAAGGGTGGACGTAGCGACAGAGTTCAAAAGAAA ATGGACGAAATGGGCACTGAGCCGAGCCAAGCGCGACGTGAAGCCTTCGGGCGCGCTCCGCGGGCTGGGGCCAGCCGCCGCTGTGCAGCCCCTCGTTCGCAGCCAGGACGTGAAGGAAGATCTCCCGGTCTCGCATCCTAG CAGCCGGGAGGATGCTCACATCCGCGTCAAGCGCTATCGCCAGAGCATTAACAGCTTCCCCCACTTCGAAGCCATCCGCACGGGGTGCCGGTTCGGGACGTGCACGGTGCAGAAGCTGGCTCACCAGATCTACCAGCTGACCGACAAGGATAAGGACGGTGCCGCCCCCGTCAGCAAGATCAGCCCCCAGGGCTACGGCCGCAGGCGGCGCTCCCTGCCCgagcaccgccgccgccgcccggcgccctccccccggggcggccggcgccccCGGACGCGGCCAGCGCAGCCGCTCGCCGCCGTCCTCGGCCTCTGA
- the ADM gene encoding pro-adrenomedullin isoform X1 has product MAEQILAFGSYHTQVVSSSLGAIYPEGRSSLGPPGERYEPCLAFISKHAYDSSLVPLTRSAARMKVVHVALLYLGSVTFLGVDAARVDVATEFKRKWTKWALSRAKRDVKPSGALRGLGPAAAVQPLVRSQDVKEDLPVSHPSSREDAHIRVKRYRQSINSFPHFEAIRTGCRFGTCTVQKLAHQIYQLTDKDKDGAAPVSKISPQGYGRRRRSLPEHRRRRPAPSPRGGRRPRTRPAQPLAAVLGL; this is encoded by the exons ATGGCTGAGCAAATATTAGCCTTTGGTTCATATCACACACAAGTGGTTTCCAGTAGTTTGGGAGCTATATATCCCGAGGGAAGGAGTTCTCTGGGACCGCCAGGAGAAAGATACGAACCTTGCTTAGCTTTTATTAGCAAACATGCTTATGATTCTTCTCTTGTCCCCCTCACCAGGAGTGCAGCCAGAATGAAAGTAGTTCACGTAGCCCTGCTCTATCTCGGCTCTGTGACCTTCCTCGGGGTGGATGCTGCAAGGGTGGACGTAGCGACAGAGTTCAAAAGAAA ATGGACGAAATGGGCACTGAGCCGAGCCAAGCGCGACGTGAAGCCTTCGGGCGCGCTCCGCGGGCTGGGGCCAGCCGCCGCTGTGCAGCCCCTCGTTCGCAGCCAGGACGTGAAGGAAGATCTCCCGGTCTCGCATCCTAG CAGCCGGGAGGATGCTCACATCCGCGTCAAGCGCTATCGCCAGAGCATTAACAGCTTCCCCCACTTCGAAGCCATCCGCACGGGGTGCCGGTTCGGGACGTGCACGGTGCAGAAGCTGGCTCACCAGATCTACCAGCTGACCGACAAGGATAAGGACGGTGCCGCCCCCGTCAGCAAGATCAGCCCCCAGGGCTACGGCCGCAGGCGGCGCTCCCTGCCCgagcaccgccgccgccgcccggcgccctccccccggggcggccggcgccccCGGACGCGGCCAGCGCAGCCGCTCGCCGCCGTCCTCGGCCTCTGA